The Oceanispirochaeta sp. M1 DNA window ATAAGGCCGCATGAATTGTTATTTTTTAACTACAAGGACAATAGCACTGCATACAGGACTGTGGATGCAGCCGAAAGTGATATTGTATGTGATATCACATTTCCGGTACTGCGGATGCTGCTGAAAGTGATATCGTATGTGATATCACATTTCCGGTACTGCGGATGCTGCTGAAAGTGATATCGTATGTGATATCACATTTCCGGTACTGCGGATGCTGCTTAAAGTGATATCGTATGTGATATCACATTTCCGGTACTGCGGATGCTGCTGAAAGTGATATCGTATGTGATATCACATTTCCGGTACTGCGGATGCTGCTGAAAGTGATATCGTATGTGATATCACTTTTAGAGCCTTATTGGCTCTTGGATGGCTGCGGGAGGAACTTTACATAAAAAAACCGGAACTGCCTGGTGGGCAACTCCGGTCAATCTTTATTCACATTATTTCTATTCTAACCATTCTATTCAGACTGACTTGATTAAATTTACAGTAATTATTTATTTTTCACCTTGAGGTGTTTCTGGTGAAGCCAGAGGTCTGCTGGTCTGTTGAAGCGGTTTTTGCCTGACAGGAAAAGATAGAGGACAAAACAAAACAGTACATAGAAGGCGTATATACCTAAAACTATATATGTCTGAACCAGAGAGCCTTTCAAGGCACCGTAGGCTGGCATATTGGCCGTAATGATAATGGGTATAACCATCAGGAAAACCATTCCTGAGGCATACATGTAGTCCTGTGAGGCGGGTGTTTCAAACTCGGGGTCGATAATTCTTAGCAATGCCAGGCCAGTGGGTAGTGTTCCTGTAACACATCCATAGATTAAAATGGCTCGATAGAAGCTATGATCTTCAAATATCCGGCTGGAGAGCCAGATATGGGTTACGATCGTGATAAAACCGGAAACTCCGGCAATTATGAGAATTGGAATCCAGTAATCACGGAGTACGGCTACAGAGATGGCTCCCACAGATGCGGCAACCATAAAGTCTACCGAAAAACCGGCAATACGGGTCATTCTCTTATCATCAATGACATATTCCATATTAAAAACCTGGATAAAGTGTTTTACGATCATTGCCGTAACGGCTGAAAAGATAAACATAATACCCCAGAGATTAACTGCCAGCTCTGCTCCAAGTGGTCCGGCAAAGGCTAGAAGCCAATTCAGAAGTCTGAGGAGAAGATAACTTAACAGGTATGTTCCGAGGATAATAGCAGCATTGAATGAGAGGGGATCTATGGCTTCTGATGAGGTCTTATTCTCAACAGTATCATCGGGAGCATCCTCCCCTCTTTTGATAACACCGGCCCGTACAGTTGCCTTTTCAAGTCCGGAAATATGATCAGGATAGATCCACTTCTTGCGAAGACCGAAATTGATCAGGAATATCCCGCCGAAACAGGCAAGAAGAAAGCCCAGAGCTCCGAAGGTTAATCCAACAGAAGCAAGTCCTTCAAATCCCATATCCTCCCAACCGCTGCCGATGGCAAAGGCCTGACCGGGTCCAAGAGAAAATCCTAAAGTAGCGAACAGGCCGAACCCCGGAAAGAGTGAGGGGAAAATTGTATGTATCATAATAAGGGTCAAGATGGTACCGACAAAGCACTGTAGACCGTACTGAGCCACAAGTGATGTTGCCATTGATAAAACGGCTTTTTTATCAGATTTCACCTTTTTACCAATCCTGAGGATCATTGAAATAAATGAAATATTCAAAAAATGAAAAACCATATTTTCAAGAGACACTGTTGTCCAGCCCCAGAGCGGGCCGATCCAGTTATAGAAAATAAGCAGGATAAAACCTGCAGTCAGAGAATTGGGAATCAAATATTTCTGAAAAAAACTGACCTTGGAACGTATTAATGTTCCCAGCAGCAGAGCAATTGAAATAATTCCGAGATCAATTAGAAAAGTCCAATGAAAGTTCAATGAGTGCCTCCAGCGGCAAAGGAGAACCGCTTAATATCAATTTACTACAATATAGGTTTTTTTGTCAAAATAATAGCATTGTCCTGATAAAATCAGCTTTGAGCTAATACAGCTGACAGGGATGATGATATAATCACAATGAGCTGCAGATTTTGAATTCAGGCAGCTGATCACTTAATATTAAATAAAAAGAAAAGATAAGGCCGGAGGAATTATGTCCCTTTCCAATAAAAAAAGAATACTGATTGTTGACGATACAAAGCTTGGAAGACTCAGTGTCAGAAAGATCCTGAATGAACTCGGGATTGAACAGATAGAAGAATGTTCCAATGGTGAAGAAACCCTTGAACTATTAAAAGAAAAAGATTTTGATCTGGTATTGATGGACATTTTGATGCCCGGAATCGGGGGGATAGAAACACTTAAACAGATAAAAGAATCAGGATATAAATCAAAGGTTTTAATGGTCTCTGCAGATATCCAGGATGCGACCAAAAAGAGATGTGAAGATTCTGGTGCAGCAGGCTTTATTAATAAACCTGTAAATGAAAAAAAATTAAAGCCGGTTCTTGAAGAGTTGAGTATTCTATGAGTTCAGAAAAAGTAGAAATGAAGGATGATCATCTTGATTTTCTAGTAGAGCTTCTGACCATAGGAGCAGGAAGAAGCTCCGAGATACTCAGTGAAATGCTTGATACCTATATCCAGCTCTCCATTCCGTCTATCAGGCAGATTGATGTTAAGGATTTAAGCAATACAATTCCTGAATATCTGAATCAGGAAGTTTCAGTCATAGACCTGATGTTCAAGGGTGATGTAAGTGGAGAAAGCAAGCTTATCTTTCCGGCCGAGAGTGCCAGGATACTTGGAAATCTACTCCTTGATGCTGATGAGGATGAAGATTTTGACAGTGCAAAAGTAGGTGTTCTCACAGAAGTAGGGAATATTGTTCTTAACTCAATTATGGGAACAATATCAAATTACCTCAAGATTAACTTTGATTATCAGATTCCTGTTTATCAGCATAATTTCACACGAAACAGTCTTGATGACCTGAGGAAATCAACAGATACCCTCCTCCTTGCGGATACACGTTTCATTGCTGAAAAGTACAGTATTCAAGGTGATATTGCACTCCTGTTTACTATGAAATCAATGGAAGATCTGACTAAGCTGATGGATAAATATCTGGAAGAACTATGATAACACAATATGAAATGCTTTATGCTCTTCCTCAGGGTATATTCTGTATGGATCAGAACTATAAGATTTTATTCTGGAATAAGCTGATTGAATTCTGGACCGATATACCAAGTGCTGAAGCCGAAAATAAAGATGCAAGAGATTTATTTCCTGATCTTAAAAAGAAGTTCTA harbors:
- a CDS encoding sodium:glutamate symporter, with translation MNFHWTFLIDLGIISIALLLGTLIRSKVSFFQKYLIPNSLTAGFILLIFYNWIGPLWGWTTVSLENMVFHFLNISFISMILRIGKKVKSDKKAVLSMATSLVAQYGLQCFVGTILTLIMIHTIFPSLFPGFGLFATLGFSLGPGQAFAIGSGWEDMGFEGLASVGLTFGALGFLLACFGGIFLINFGLRKKWIYPDHISGLEKATVRAGVIKRGEDAPDDTVENKTSSEAIDPLSFNAAIILGTYLLSYLLLRLLNWLLAFAGPLGAELAVNLWGIMFIFSAVTAMIVKHFIQVFNMEYVIDDKRMTRIAGFSVDFMVAASVGAISVAVLRDYWIPILIIAGVSGFITIVTHIWLSSRIFEDHSFYRAILIYGCVTGTLPTGLALLRIIDPEFETPASQDYMYASGMVFLMVIPIIITANMPAYGALKGSLVQTYIVLGIYAFYVLFCFVLYLFLSGKNRFNRPADLWLHQKHLKVKNK
- a CDS encoding response regulator, giving the protein MSLSNKKRILIVDDTKLGRLSVRKILNELGIEQIEECSNGEETLELLKEKDFDLVLMDILMPGIGGIETLKQIKESGYKSKVLMVSADIQDATKKRCEDSGAAGFINKPVNEKKLKPVLEELSIL